The Janthinobacterium lividum genome has a window encoding:
- the nadB gene encoding L-aspartate oxidase, with product MKFDVAIVGSGLAGLSVALHLAETRTVAIISKRALLDGASNWAQGGIAAVLDSGDSHQQHIEDTLIAGGGLCDESATRYIVEHGREAIEWLIEQGVPFTRDATAELGFHLTREGGHSQRRIIHAADATGHAVQVTLEEKVRAHPNISLFEHHCAIDLITSDKLGMKPTQRNAQPHCHGLYVQDEQTGKVHTFAAEHTVLATGGAGKVYLYTTNPDTASGDGIAMAWRAGCRVSNMEFIQFHPTCLYHPYAKSFLITEAIRGEGGLLKLPPEAGAAAGTRFMLAHDERAELAPRDVVARAIDFEIKKRGLDYVHLDISHKPAAFLIEHFPTIYARCLELGIDITKQPIPIVPAAHYTCGGVVTDLSGRADLPGLYAVGETACTGLHGANRLASNSLLECIVIGRACAQDIESKEKLGTPYLPDWDESRVTDADEEVVISHNWDELRRFMWNYVGIVRTTKRLERAQHRIALLKEEIDEYYRNFRITHDLLELRNLVDVASMIVNSALSRRESRGLHFSRDYPETLPKAIASVLTPPHR from the coding sequence ATGAAATTTGATGTAGCGATTGTCGGCAGTGGCCTGGCGGGTTTATCGGTTGCACTGCATTTAGCTGAGACGCGCACTGTCGCGATCATTTCCAAACGCGCGCTGCTCGATGGCGCCAGCAACTGGGCGCAAGGCGGGATCGCGGCCGTGCTGGACTCGGGCGACAGCCACCAGCAGCACATCGAAGACACCCTGATCGCGGGCGGCGGCCTGTGCGACGAGAGCGCCACGCGCTACATCGTCGAGCACGGCCGCGAAGCCATCGAATGGCTGATCGAGCAAGGCGTGCCGTTTACACGCGACGCCACGGCCGAGCTGGGTTTTCACCTGACCCGCGAAGGCGGACACAGCCAGCGCCGCATCATCCACGCTGCCGACGCCACCGGGCACGCCGTGCAAGTGACGCTGGAAGAAAAGGTGCGCGCCCACCCGAACATCAGCCTGTTCGAACACCATTGCGCGATCGACCTGATCACCTCCGACAAGCTGGGCATGAAGCCCACGCAGCGCAACGCCCAGCCCCATTGCCACGGCCTGTACGTGCAGGATGAGCAAACGGGCAAGGTGCACACCTTTGCCGCCGAGCACACCGTGCTGGCCACGGGCGGCGCCGGCAAGGTGTATTTATATACCACCAACCCGGACACGGCCAGCGGCGACGGCATCGCCATGGCCTGGCGCGCCGGCTGCCGCGTGTCGAACATGGAATTCATCCAGTTCCACCCGACATGCCTGTACCACCCTTACGCGAAATCGTTTTTGATCACCGAAGCCATCCGTGGCGAAGGCGGCTTGCTGAAACTGCCGCCCGAAGCGGGCGCGGCAGCCGGCACGCGCTTCATGCTGGCCCACGATGAGCGGGCCGAACTGGCGCCACGCGATGTGGTGGCGCGCGCCATCGACTTCGAGATCAAGAAGCGTGGCCTCGACTACGTGCATCTGGACATCAGCCACAAGCCGGCCGCATTCCTCATCGAACACTTCCCGACCATCTACGCGCGCTGTTTGGAACTGGGCATCGACATCACCAAGCAGCCTATCCCCATCGTGCCCGCCGCCCACTACACATGTGGCGGCGTCGTCACGGACCTGTCGGGCCGCGCCGACTTGCCGGGCTTGTATGCGGTCGGCGAGACGGCTTGCACGGGTCTGCATGGCGCGAACCGCCTGGCGTCGAACTCCTTGCTGGAGTGCATCGTCATCGGCCGCGCCTGCGCGCAGGATATCGAAAGCAAGGAAAAGCTGGGTACGCCGTATCTGCCCGACTGGGATGAAAGCCGCGTCACCGATGCGGATGAGGAAGTGGTGATTTCCCACAATTGGGACGAGCTACGCCGCTTCATGTGGAATTACGTGGGCATCGTGCGCACGACGAAACGATTAGAACGGGCCCAGCACCGCATCGCCCTGCTGAAGGAAGAGATCGACGAGTACTACCGCAACTTCCGCATCACGCACGACTTACTGGAACTACGCAATCTGGTCGACGTGGCCTCGATGATCGTCAACAGCGCCCTGTCCCGCCGCGAAAGCCGCGGCTTGCACTTCAGCCGCGATTATCCGGAAACGTTACCCAAGGCAATCGCCAGCGTGCTGACGCCGCCGCATAGGTAG
- a CDS encoding toxin-antitoxin system YwqK family antitoxin, with product MARTLKHLFGAMLLLPALAHAEIVQRQVIIAITAAPGSGDVLTVDEDTGCGGRQLRMDAASVGLSEEQYGVMKAKLANMIRDRNPLLVRLRACPAPDRTGVDAIPVIHMLRGCDEHCADGKARLYLNHNLSRGEVMEQARYALLLPLPPGKMPGTWQVEIYHVREGEPRRLTGQVNAPDYLRGKLVGNYSMYYPHGSLEMQVARDGRSLQEGVQTLYYPDGKVSMRSTWRNGMQEGEEQTYHQNGKQIESRTYRNGARADGVVETFDKDGKLKTRTTQVKGQTEGELLLFYPDGSVESRSQHDNGIMTGPSTGYFPDGKVQRTANYVDGKPVGESVEYYPDGKVASKRTHSGHFVLRSEQRFSRAGVLIVHKLWNAGGREEGALRSWYANGKPRQLIEYMDGERQGWTRHWREDGSMESECRYVADAPQGACTGESAKMSYTEDGIEVEMPEP from the coding sequence ATGGCGCGCACTTTGAAACATCTGTTTGGCGCCATGCTGCTGTTGCCGGCGCTGGCCCACGCCGAGATCGTGCAGCGGCAAGTGATCATTGCGATTACGGCCGCGCCCGGCAGCGGCGATGTGTTGACCGTGGACGAGGATACCGGCTGCGGCGGCCGGCAGTTGCGCATGGATGCCGCGTCGGTCGGGCTGAGCGAGGAACAGTATGGTGTCATGAAGGCCAAGCTGGCCAACATGATACGTGACAGGAACCCCTTGCTCGTGCGCCTGCGTGCCTGCCCGGCGCCAGACCGCACCGGCGTCGATGCCATTCCCGTCATCCACATGTTGCGCGGCTGCGATGAGCACTGTGCCGACGGCAAGGCCCGTCTTTACCTGAACCACAACCTGTCGCGCGGCGAGGTGATGGAACAGGCGCGCTATGCGCTGCTCCTGCCGCTGCCGCCCGGCAAGATGCCTGGCACCTGGCAAGTCGAGATCTATCATGTGCGGGAAGGCGAACCGAGGCGGCTGACGGGCCAAGTCAACGCTCCCGATTACCTGCGCGGCAAGCTGGTGGGCAACTACAGCATGTATTACCCGCATGGATCGCTGGAAATGCAGGTGGCGCGCGATGGACGCAGCTTGCAGGAGGGTGTGCAGACCCTGTATTACCCGGACGGCAAAGTTTCCATGCGTAGCACGTGGCGCAATGGCATGCAGGAGGGGGAGGAACAGACTTATCACCAGAATGGCAAGCAGATCGAGTCGCGCACCTACCGCAACGGCGCACGCGCTGATGGTGTGGTGGAAACGTTCGACAAGGACGGCAAACTGAAAACGCGCACGACCCAGGTCAAGGGCCAGACGGAGGGCGAGCTGCTGCTGTTCTATCCGGACGGCAGCGTGGAAAGCCGCAGCCAGCATGACAACGGCATCATGACGGGACCGAGCACCGGATATTTCCCGGATGGCAAGGTGCAGCGCACTGCCAACTACGTTGATGGCAAGCCTGTCGGTGAAAGCGTCGAATATTATCCGGACGGTAAAGTCGCCAGCAAGCGCACGCACAGCGGCCACTTTGTCTTGCGCAGCGAACAGCGCTTCAGCCGGGCCGGCGTATTGATCGTGCACAAGCTGTGGAACGCGGGCGGGCGCGAAGAGGGCGCATTGCGTTCCTGGTATGCGAATGGCAAGCCGAGGCAACTGATCGAATATATGGATGGAGAGCGCCAGGGCTGGACGCGCCATTGGCGTGAAGATGGCAGCATGGAAAGCGAGTGCCGCTACGTGGCGGACGCGCCGCAGGGGGCGTGTACGGGGGAATCTGCAAAGATGTCGTACACGGAGGATGGCATCGAAGTCGAGATGCCGGAACCGTGA
- a CDS encoding toxin-antitoxin system YwqK family antitoxin, translating to MKIKTICAVLGASLLCPGMAQAEIVQRQVLTNMASERDSEGGDVFTIAGTTACGGKQIRMDARSVKLDEAPYDALKADLARHIRARTPMLVTLKKCPEDASVPIVRQITACTPATCADGRARLYLHERFFPIEQEKAPNVLLLPLPKGKLPGTWKVDVYSVAGHKLRLSGHVNKADYASGELVGGYVSYYPDGKIEKQVAQDGQGWQDGVTSLYRADGSLESRGNWRHGLPEGTHQQYHATGKLREASVYRDGKRVDGPVQTFDENGKLSTSYVLRDGRMEGELLAYFPDGKVSNRTQVSKGKFNGSTTDYYPDGTIHSSMTQRNDLPVGEALEFYPDGKVQTRQQYGDDGGLLSVQRYSPQGVLVLERRWDAKLREQGTSRSWYENGKPEQSIEYVNDRREGLSRSWREDGSLKSECQYVAGKAQGACGDAPPAPELLRKEQAWRAL from the coding sequence ATGAAAATCAAGACGATATGCGCCGTGTTGGGCGCCTCCTTGCTGTGCCCAGGCATGGCGCAGGCGGAAATCGTGCAGCGCCAGGTGTTGACAAACATGGCCAGCGAACGCGATAGCGAAGGCGGCGATGTGTTCACTATCGCGGGCACGACGGCCTGCGGCGGCAAGCAGATACGCATGGATGCCCGCTCGGTCAAGCTGGACGAGGCGCCTTACGATGCGCTGAAAGCCGATCTGGCCCGGCACATCCGCGCCAGGACACCCATGCTCGTCACCCTGAAAAAATGCCCGGAGGATGCGAGCGTGCCCATCGTGCGCCAGATCACCGCCTGCACCCCCGCCACCTGCGCCGATGGCCGGGCGCGGCTGTACCTACACGAACGTTTCTTTCCCATCGAGCAGGAAAAGGCACCGAATGTACTGCTGTTGCCCTTGCCAAAAGGCAAGCTGCCGGGCACGTGGAAGGTTGACGTTTACAGCGTGGCGGGCCACAAGCTGCGCCTGTCCGGCCATGTCAACAAGGCCGATTATGCATCCGGTGAGCTGGTGGGCGGCTATGTCTCGTATTACCCCGACGGCAAGATCGAGAAACAGGTGGCGCAGGACGGGCAGGGCTGGCAGGATGGCGTCACCAGCCTTTATCGTGCGGACGGCAGCCTGGAATCGCGTGGCAACTGGCGTCATGGCTTGCCGGAAGGCACGCACCAGCAATATCACGCCACGGGCAAGCTGCGCGAGGCAAGCGTGTACCGCGACGGCAAGCGCGTGGACGGTCCCGTGCAGACGTTTGACGAAAATGGCAAGTTGAGCACCAGTTATGTGCTGCGCGATGGACGCATGGAAGGCGAACTGCTCGCGTATTTTCCCGATGGAAAAGTGTCGAACCGCACGCAAGTGAGCAAGGGCAAGTTCAATGGCAGCACCACGGATTACTATCCCGATGGCACCATACACAGCAGCATGACGCAGCGCAACGATCTGCCGGTCGGGGAAGCACTGGAGTTTTATCCGGATGGCAAGGTGCAAACCCGCCAGCAGTACGGCGATGACGGTGGATTGCTGAGCGTCCAGCGCTACAGCCCTCAAGGCGTGCTGGTGCTGGAAAGACGGTGGGATGCGAAATTGCGCGAGCAGGGCACGTCGCGCTCGTGGTACGAGAACGGCAAGCCTGAGCAATCCATCGAGTACGTGAACGACCGGCGCGAGGGATTGAGCCGCAGCTGGCGCGAGGATGGCAGCTTGAAGAGCGAATGCCAGTATGTGGCCGGCAAGGCCCAGGGCGCATGTGGCGACGCGCCGCCAGCGCCGGAATTGTTGCGCAAGGAGCAGGCATGGCGCGCACTTTGA
- a CDS encoding PP2C family serine/threonine-protein phosphatase, protein MAIVNKHWRVFGASVTGKAHLDKDIPCQDAHAHAVVGDVLVAIVCDGAGSARLSEQGAQFVAAHTVQALAGRLEQGATVQDLVDGALAGTLAQIRAALDDIARAANATLDDYASTVVGVVMGSDSGFFFHLGDGLGVAQLGDGGELISLPANGEYANETYFISGERWREQLRLLAIPQAVRGVVLMSDGCMPFAMSKNNAALYAPFMDAVQGYLRTVENVELGNAALASTLADPRTHQITGDDKTLLLALRA, encoded by the coding sequence ATGGCGATAGTAAACAAGCATTGGCGCGTGTTTGGCGCGTCCGTCACGGGCAAGGCGCACCTGGATAAGGATATCCCTTGCCAGGATGCGCACGCGCACGCCGTTGTGGGCGACGTCCTGGTGGCCATCGTCTGCGATGGTGCCGGTTCGGCCCGTCTCAGCGAACAGGGCGCGCAGTTTGTTGCCGCGCACACCGTGCAGGCGCTGGCCGGGCGGCTGGAGCAGGGCGCCACCGTGCAGGATTTAGTGGACGGCGCGCTGGCGGGCACCCTGGCGCAGATTCGCGCCGCGCTGGACGACATCGCCCGCGCCGCCAACGCCACCCTGGACGACTATGCCAGCACCGTGGTGGGCGTGGTCATGGGCAGCGACAGCGGTTTCTTTTTCCACCTGGGCGATGGCCTGGGCGTGGCGCAACTGGGCGATGGGGGCGAGCTCATCTCGCTGCCTGCCAACGGCGAATACGCCAACGAAACCTATTTCATCAGCGGCGAGCGCTGGCGCGAACAGCTGCGCCTGCTTGCGATTCCGCAAGCTGTGCGCGGCGTCGTGCTGATGTCCGATGGTTGCATGCCCTTTGCCATGAGCAAGAACAATGCGGCCCTTTACGCGCCATTCATGGATGCCGTGCAAGGCTATCTGCGCACGGTCGAGAACGTGGAACTGGGTAATGCTGCGCTGGCGTCCACCCTGGCCGACCCGCGCACGCACCAGATCACGGGCGACGACAAGACCCTGCTGCTGGCTTTGCGCGCATGA
- a CDS encoding VWA domain-containing protein produces the protein MNAIMIPDVALVDNTEQRTPLVLVLDCSGSMDGEPVSLLNEGLALLEQELKSDVIAAKRVRILVIQYGAHDEAVVASNWCDAMDFTAPRLEANGTTPTGAAVELALAEIEQEKQRFRQAGVAYTRPWLFLMSDGEPTDRWQQGAEQARAAEQANKVAIFPIAVGDHANIDTLGQFSSRGERGVKQLKGLQFRELFLWLSASMQVVSQSRPGAQAQLASTDGWSVVNT, from the coding sequence ATGAACGCCATAATGATTCCCGACGTCGCCCTGGTCGACAATACCGAACAACGCACGCCGCTGGTGCTGGTGCTTGACTGCTCCGGCAGCATGGATGGCGAACCCGTCTCGCTGCTGAACGAAGGCCTGGCCTTGCTGGAACAGGAACTCAAGTCCGATGTGATCGCCGCCAAGCGTGTGCGCATCCTCGTGATTCAATATGGCGCCCACGATGAAGCCGTGGTGGCCAGCAACTGGTGCGATGCCATGGATTTCACGGCGCCCCGTCTGGAAGCGAACGGCACCACGCCCACCGGCGCGGCCGTCGAGCTGGCCTTGGCCGAAATCGAGCAGGAAAAGCAGCGTTTCCGCCAGGCGGGCGTGGCATATACGCGGCCATGGCTGTTCCTGATGTCGGACGGCGAGCCGACAGACCGCTGGCAGCAGGGCGCCGAACAGGCGCGCGCGGCCGAGCAGGCCAATAAAGTGGCGATCTTCCCCATCGCCGTGGGCGATCACGCAAATATCGATACCCTGGGGCAGTTTTCCAGCCGTGGCGAGCGGGGCGTGAAGCAGCTGAAGGGCTTGCAGTTCCGCGAACTGTTCCTGTGGCTGAGCGCCAGCATGCAAGTAGTGTCGCAATCGCGTCCCGGTGCGCAGGCGCAGCTGGCCTCGACGGACGGCTGGTCTGTCGTGAATACGTGA
- a CDS encoding RDD family protein, translated as MQQNSEMDYVGFWPRVGATLIDTLLLLIIIIPMLIAIYGESYFLTDSFFRGPAHFMISCVMPPLIQLAFWITLSTTPGKMAIGAIIVDARTGGKPSAGQCVKRCLSAYLPALPFYLGFLWIARDARKQGWHDKIAGTVVIRRKTAAVPAAPGLPL; from the coding sequence ATGCAACAGAATTCTGAAATGGACTATGTGGGCTTTTGGCCGCGCGTTGGCGCGACGTTGATCGACACCTTGCTCTTGCTGATTATCATAATACCGATGTTGATAGCCATATATGGCGAAAGCTACTTTTTGACCGATTCCTTTTTCCGTGGCCCGGCCCACTTCATGATTTCATGTGTCATGCCGCCACTGATTCAACTGGCGTTTTGGATTACCCTGTCTACAACGCCTGGCAAGATGGCCATCGGCGCGATCATTGTCGATGCGCGGACGGGCGGCAAACCTTCTGCTGGCCAGTGTGTCAAACGTTGTCTCAGTGCTTACCTGCCAGCGCTACCGTTTTACCTGGGATTCCTTTGGATCGCCAGGGACGCGCGCAAGCAGGGATGGCACGACAAGATCGCTGGTACGGTTGTAATACGGCGCAAGACCGCTGCAGTACCGGCCGCCCCTGGCCTGCCGTTATAG
- a CDS encoding DUF3304 domain-containing protein, whose translation MVNNLFSMKPLLVGFLWLFMAVSHAAEGKDGQERKELTVNLSAYNHTDHGVGSYEVTLQNGASAGAGYLDAGQGGGGHTCCLSIPRVWQAGMTATIVMHTIKNGKDIRVEQTVPVPKYAAGDAGMFIVHFLRNGKYKVFVTRYLLGHRKYPLSGKEAQLERGVPIEIIWG comes from the coding sequence ATGGTAAATAATCTTTTTTCGATGAAACCGCTGCTGGTCGGTTTCTTGTGGCTTTTCATGGCCGTGTCACATGCCGCAGAGGGCAAGGATGGCCAGGAACGCAAAGAGTTGACAGTGAATCTAAGCGCCTACAACCATACCGATCACGGGGTTGGTAGCTATGAAGTGACCTTGCAGAATGGCGCCAGTGCGGGAGCGGGCTACCTGGACGCTGGTCAGGGTGGCGGCGGACATACTTGTTGCCTTTCCATTCCCCGCGTGTGGCAAGCGGGCATGACGGCAACCATCGTCATGCATACCATCAAGAATGGCAAGGACATCCGCGTGGAACAAACCGTGCCAGTGCCGAAGTATGCGGCTGGCGATGCGGGAATGTTCATCGTGCATTTTCTGCGCAATGGCAAATACAAGGTGTTCGTCACCCGATACCTGCTCGGCCATCGAAAATACCCGCTGTCAGGGAAAGAGGCACAATTGGAGCGGGGCGTTCCAATTGAAATTATCTGGGGATGA
- a CDS encoding helix-turn-helix transcriptional regulator, with the protein MSTTTDVGKLIGAMYDSACGAGDWPQLDSAGLSGQQWQQLLPHLQRALCLQQRLREAQLASHCALAALDAMGVTVLVLDANLGLRFATPAGHALHAAQLEHAAPPALVRAVRLVIASADGAAQCQSLRLARKQQAPLALTVTPLADCQPPCALLIARDPTQASTSVPALRQLFDLTQAEAQVGKALAQGATIEEIAAQGGISVNTVKTHLHHTYLKTDTRRQGELIALIHGATAHLAVLDA; encoded by the coding sequence ATGAGTACCACGACGGATGTTGGCAAACTGATCGGCGCCATGTACGACTCGGCCTGCGGCGCAGGCGACTGGCCGCAGCTCGACAGCGCTGGCTTGAGCGGCCAGCAATGGCAGCAACTTTTGCCGCATCTGCAACGCGCGCTGTGCCTGCAGCAGCGCCTGCGCGAGGCGCAGCTGGCCAGCCACTGCGCGCTGGCGGCGCTCGACGCCATGGGAGTCACCGTGCTGGTGCTCGACGCCAACCTCGGACTGCGCTTCGCCACCCCCGCCGGCCACGCCCTGCATGCGGCGCAACTGGAACACGCCGCCCCACCTGCCCTGGTGCGCGCCGTGCGCCTGGTGATCGCCAGCGCCGACGGCGCAGCGCAATGCCAGTCGCTGCGCCTGGCGCGCAAGCAGCAAGCGCCGCTGGCCCTGACCGTCACCCCGCTTGCCGATTGCCAGCCTCCATGCGCGCTGCTGATCGCGCGTGACCCCACGCAAGCGAGCACATCGGTCCCTGCCCTGCGCCAGTTGTTTGACTTGACGCAAGCCGAAGCGCAAGTAGGCAAGGCGCTGGCGCAAGGGGCCACCATCGAAGAAATCGCCGCGCAGGGCGGCATCAGCGTCAACACCGTCAAGACGCATCTGCACCACACCTATTTAAAGACGGATACGCGTCGCCAGGGCGAGCTGATCGCGCTGATCCACGGCGCAACGGCGCACTTGGCCGTACTCGATGCCTGA
- a CDS encoding tellurite resistance TerB family protein, translating into MSFDSFLSKLKSKASELKTEALKYKNKDFLNAAMAGSALIAMADGSVSAEEKQKMVKFIESNDALSVFTTTDVIKAFQEYVGQLEFDKDIGEAKAYQALGKMKSNVEASRLLVRMIIAVASSDGNFDANEQRVASKIARELGLTPAEFELQ; encoded by the coding sequence ATGAGTTTCGATTCCTTTTTGTCCAAGCTGAAGTCCAAGGCAAGCGAGTTGAAAACCGAGGCCTTGAAGTACAAGAACAAGGATTTTCTGAACGCCGCGATGGCCGGCTCGGCCTTGATCGCCATGGCGGACGGCAGTGTTAGTGCGGAAGAGAAGCAGAAGATGGTGAAGTTCATTGAAAGCAATGATGCGCTGTCCGTATTTACCACCACGGACGTGATCAAGGCTTTCCAGGAATATGTCGGGCAGCTGGAGTTCGACAAGGATATCGGCGAAGCCAAGGCGTATCAGGCGCTGGGCAAGATGAAGTCGAATGTGGAGGCGTCGCGCTTGCTGGTGCGCATGATTATCGCCGTCGCTTCGTCGGACGGCAATTTCGATGCCAACGAGCAGCGCGTGGCCAGCAAGATCGCGCGCGAGCTGGGCTTGACTCCTGCGGAGTTCGAGCTGCAGTAA
- a CDS encoding lipid II flippase Amj family protein produces the protein MDKQLLLICALTFIIHIIGTLAYSVRIAGIRTRRIAVSLALFSILMLLSRTSNSFLGPFLAKRVETGIDQHVAASTLLIDFRWLLFSASLATILGAILIPTFQRAFCRAVEHFQVHRSVPKLLLHAVFKGGLSYLKTSASLPKPANVTGLREKSGVSVSMTAMNVIATALWTVGVFAALYAGVLDPSVRVTSSTLSSIINGGATIMMAVFIDPHMSGMTDDVIEGKIEESQFRRAVVWLVGSRLAGTLIAQLLLVPSAVVIVGVANNI, from the coding sequence ATGGACAAGCAATTGCTGTTGATTTGCGCACTGACGTTCATCATCCACATCATCGGCACCCTCGCCTACTCCGTGCGCATCGCCGGCATCCGCACGCGGCGCATCGCCGTATCGCTGGCCCTGTTCAGCATTTTGATGCTGCTGTCGCGCACTTCGAACTCTTTCCTGGGACCATTCCTCGCCAAGCGGGTGGAAACAGGCATCGACCAGCACGTCGCCGCCAGCACGCTATTGATAGACTTCCGCTGGCTGCTATTCTCCGCCAGCCTGGCGACCATTCTCGGCGCGATACTGATCCCCACCTTCCAGCGCGCCTTCTGCCGCGCCGTCGAACACTTCCAGGTGCACCGCTCCGTGCCCAAACTGCTGTTGCACGCCGTCTTCAAAGGCGGCTTGTCCTACCTGAAGACCTCCGCCAGCCTGCCCAAGCCCGCCAACGTCACGGGCCTGCGCGAAAAATCCGGCGTCTCCGTCTCCATGACGGCCATGAACGTCATCGCCACAGCCCTGTGGACGGTAGGCGTCTTCGCGGCGCTGTACGCCGGCGTGCTGGACCCCAGCGTGCGCGTCACCTCCAGCACGCTTTCATCGATCATCAACGGCGGCGCCACCATCATGATGGCCGTCTTCATCGACCCGCACATGTCGGGCATGACGGATGACGTCATCGAAGGCAAGATCGAAGAATCGCAATTCCGGCGCGCGGTGGTGTGGCTGGTCGGAAGCAGATTGGCGGGGACGCTGATTGCGCAGTTGTTATTGGTGCCGTCGGCGGTGGTGATTGTGGGGGTGGCGAATAATATATAA